A window of the Paralichthys olivaceus isolate ysfri-2021 chromosome 5, ASM2471397v2, whole genome shotgun sequence genome harbors these coding sequences:
- the anks4b gene encoding ankyrin repeat and SAM domain-containing protein 4B, protein MSRYHKAAIDGYLDLLKEATRRDLNTADEDGMTPTLLAAFHGHVDALQLICSREGDPNRSDIWGNTPLHHAAANGHMHILSFLVNFGANLFALDNELHTAMDVAASRDHMDCVRFLDVAASQQTNQNPKKVATLKKEAVKEAEKRMKLCEKVKKKHQSKMEKMQRGAGNTGSVSEESMASSHSSGGTMSGPSEQFSELIKVKSGSISARVRGTLQKKLGKKEKGTVQSSGGDGNVIFLKQENGASENPEFLGVFNEQDENVSDEEGLGGFEDDYSEESGQVKQSIFNRPGLGGLIFMKKMGLDSGDVPSGNNENLGFLIQSKLYEEEEDAGGFEGMGDADLPWEQEDLGLDDDEDDETSPLDLFLSTISLTEFAPAFNREHLDLEALMLCSDDDLKGIRIQLGPRKKILEAVAHRKNALETPGIMKDSCL, encoded by the exons ATGTCTAGGTACCACAAGGCAGCGATCGATGGCTACTTGGACCTCTTGAAGGAGGCCACGAGGAGGGACCTGAACACTGCGGACGAAGATGGCATGACTCCCACCTTGCTGGCTGCTTTCCACGGACATGTCGATGCTCTTCAGCTCATATGCAGCAGAGA AGGAGACCCCAACAGGAGCGACATCTGGGGGAACACACCGCTGCACCACGCTGCAGCCAATGGCCACATGCACATCCTCAGCTTTCTGGTCAACTTTGGTGCCAACCTTTTTGCACTAGACAATGAATTGCACACAGCCATGGACGTTGCGGCTTCTCGTGACCACATGGACTGTGTGCGATTCCTAGACGTCGCAGCCTCACAGCAGACCAATCAAAACCCCAAGAAGGTAGCCACTCTAAAGAAGGAAGCTGTCAAGGAAGCGGAGAAACGAATGAAACTCTGtgagaaggtgaagaagaaacacCAGAGCAAGATGGAGAAGATGCAGCGAGGAGCAGGCAACACCGGGTCTGTGTCAGAGGAAAGCATGGCATCGTCTCACTCAAGCGGTGGCACCATGTCGGGCCCCAGTGAGCAGTTCTCCGAGCTTATCAAGGTTAAATCTGGCTCTATTTCAGCCAGGGTCAGGGGCACCCTCCAGAAGAAGCTtgggaagaaagagaaaggcaCAGTGCAGAGCTCAGGAGGAGATGGGAACGTTATATTCCTCAAGCAGGAGAATGGAGCATCTGAGAACCCTGAGTTTCTGGGTGTCTTCAACGAGCAGGATGAAAACGTATCAGATGAAGAAGGACTGGGAGGATTTGAAGATGATTACAGTGAAGAATCAGGCCAAGTCAAACAGTCCATCTTCAACAGGCCCGGGCTCGGAGGTTTGATTTTCATGAAGAAGATGGGGCTGGACTCGGGTGACGTGCCCAGTGGGAACAATGAAAACCTTGGCTTCCTCATTCAGAGCAAGCTgtacgaggaggaggaagatgcgGGAGGCTTTGAGGGGATGGGTGACGCTGATCTTCCCTGGGAGCAGGAAGATCTGGGCCTggacgatgatgaagatgatgaaacCTCTCCTCTTGATTTGTTCTTGTCTACCATCTCCTTGACAGAGTTTGCCCCCGCATTCAACCGAGAGCACCTGGACCTGGAGGCGCTCATGCTTTGCTCTGATGACGACCTGAAAGGCATTCGCATCCAGCTTGGACCCAGGAAGAAGATCCTGGAAGCCGTTGCTCATAGAAAGAATGCACTGGAGACTCCAGGCATCATGAAGGACAGCTGCTTGTGA
- the slc25a17l gene encoding peroxisomal membrane protein PMP34 has product MSDNGGSAVGLLAYETLVHAVAGAMGSVTAMTVFFPLDTAKSRLQVDEKRKSNSTPIILAEIAKEEGLQSLYRGWFPVISSLCCSNFVYFYTFNTLKRVMVSGSGRSRPSKDLLMGIVAGVVNVVLTTPMWVVNTRLKLQGAKFRNEDLQQTQYKGILDAFSQIIAKEGVGTLWNGTLASLILVLNPAVQFMFYEALKRKAGRGGRKISSAEIFVIGAIAKAIATTATYPLQTVQAILRFGQYKGDGKGGLTGSLSSICSLFMDRLKRNGVLGLYKGLEAKLLQTVLTAALMFVVYEKITAATFRVMGLNKKLK; this is encoded by the exons ATGTCGGATAACGGCGGCTCGGCTGTCGGCCTCCTGGCCTACGAGACGCTGGTTCACGCGGTGGCGGGAGCAATG GGCAGCGTGACGGCGATGACCGTCTTCTTCCCCCTGGACACGGCCAAGAGCAGACTGCAGG tggaCGAGAAGCGGAAGTCAAACTCCACCCCTATCATCCTGGCTGAGATTGCAAAGGAAGAAGGCCT TCAGTCTCTGTACAGAGGCTGGTTCCCAGTCATCTCCAGCCtctgctgctccaactttgtcTACTTCTACACCTTCAACACGCTGAAGAGAGTGATGGTCTCTGGATCAGGCAGGTCCAGACCCAGCAAAGATCTGCTCATGGGAATCGTAGCAG GGGTGGTGAATGTGGTCCTGACCACTCCCATGTGGGTGGTCAACACTCGACTGAAGCTGCAAGGGGCAAAGTTCCGAAACGAGGACCTCCAGCAGACCCAGTACAAGGGAATACTTG ATGCTTTCTCGCAGATCATAGCCAAAGAGGGAGTGGGAACTCTGTGGAACGGCACTCTGGCCTCTCTCATCCTCGTCCTCAACCCAGCTGTGCAGTTCATGTTTTATGAGGCCTTGAAGAGGAAGGCAGgcaggggagggaggaag ATATCTTCAGCAGAGATCTTTGTCATTGGGGCTATTGCCAAGGCCATTGCTACCACGGCAACGTATCCTCTTCAAACAGTTCAAGCCATCCTGAGG TTCGGTCAGTACAAAGGCGACGGAAAGGGCGGTTTGACTGGAAGCCTCTCGAGCATTTGCTCCCTGTTCATGGACAGACTCAA GAGGAACGGTGTTCTTGGTTTGTACAAAGGCCTGGAGGCCAAGCTGCTCCAGACGGTACTGACAGCTGCCCTCATGTTTGTAGTGTACGAGAAGATCACTGCAGCGACCTTCAGGGTCATGGGTCTGAACAAGAAGCTGAAGTAG
- the LOC109638759 gene encoding kelch-like protein 20 produces the protein MAEIIAVNAGLPSLSAMNVTFRMQEDPGPVAPAGPAAPAPLSSEDYLFVEARHPSTVLQGLNSLRLNNAFCDVTLCCGGQEFPCHRIVLASFSSYFQAMFSTDLIESKQERVAINGVEPQMIGMLVSYAYTSEVYISKANVQALLAAANLLDVMAVREACCRFMERQMDEMNCVGIHCFAEAHSCKVLEKRSMDYILEHFNSVYQQEEFLSLCVDKLTEIVGSDHLNVPKEEMVFEAAMSWLNKCSSRKQSFEKVLEHIRLPLISPYYLHDVIESQDVVKENQACQTLISEAKDYLLLKDRRGELYCPRARPRRSTGTAEVIVTVGGEDDKVVLRSVESFDPVTNQWKNLACLPFAVSKHGLVVSDSTLYLAGGEFPDGSASREMWRYDPCFDSWMEMAPMNVARSELGLVMLDGFVYAVGGWEGRSRLDSVECYNPHSNSWQFTESVKMAVTSPAVVALDGLLYVTGGAVLEDGDGTDLAQVYNPKTSVWTEVTPMQIARSGSAACTLKGKIYVIGGWHASTENTDKVECYNPKTNQWTMCAPMKERRYRPGAAVVDGKIYVLGGEEGWDRYHDTIERYCDETDTWEIVGEMPTSRSWLSCVSLQLRKDIHMSSCPGTPNDN, from the exons ATGGCAGAAATCATCGCCGTCAACGCCGGTTTGCCGTCTCTCTCCGCGATGAACGTCACCTTCCGGATGCAGGAGGACCCCGGCCCCGTGGCCCCCGCCGGCCCCGCCGCCCCGGCCCCCCTGAGCAGCGAGGACTACCTGTTCGTGGAGGCCCGACACCCCAGCACCGTCCTCCAGGGCCTCAACAGCCTGCGGCTCAACAACGCCTTCTGCGATGTGACCCTGTGCTGTGGAGGACAGGAGTTCCCCTGCCATCGCATTGTACTGGCCTCTTTCAGCTCCTATTTCCAG GCAATGTTTTCCACTGACCTGATAGAGTCCAAACAGGAGCGGGTTGCCATCAATGGAGTAGAACCTCAGATGATTGGGATGCTGGTGAGCTACGCCTACACGTCAGAGGTCTACATCTCCAAAGCGAACGTGCAG GCTCTGCTGGCAGCCGCCAACCTGCTGGACGTGATGGCCGTGAGAGAGGCCTGCTGTCGTTTTATGGAGCGTCAGATGGACGAGATGAACTGTGTGGGGATCCACTGCTTCGCAGAGGCCCATTCCTGTAAGGTGCTGGAGAAACGCAGCATGGACTACATCCTGGAGCACTTCAACAGTGTCTATCAACAG GAGGAgttcttgtctctgtgtgtggacAAACTGACAGAAATCGTTGGCAGTGACCATCTCAATGTGCCTAAAGAGGAGATGGTGTTTGAAGCCGCCATGTCGTGGTTGAATAAATGTTCTTCTCGCAAACAGAGTTTTGAAAAG GTCCTCGAGCATATCCGCCTGCCTCTCATCAGCCCCTACTACCTCCACGACGTGATCGAGTCTCAGGATGTGGTGAAGGAGAACCAGGCCTGCCAGACGCTCATCTCCGAGGCCAAGGACTACCTGCTGCTGAAGGACCGCCGTGGAGAGCTGTATTGCCCTCGAGCGAGACCTCGCAGATCCACAG ggACAGCTGAAGTGATAGTGACAGTCGGCGGGGAAGACGACAAGGTGGTGCTGCGCAGTGTCGAGAGCTTCGATCCTGTGACGAATCAGTGGAAGAATCTGGCCTGTCTGCCCTTTGCCGTGAGCAAACACGGGCTGGTTGTGTCAG aCTCCACTCTGTATTTGGCAGGAGGGGAGTTTCCTGACGGCTCAGCCAGCAGAGAGATGTGGCGCTATGACCCCTGCTTCGACTCCTGGATGGAGATGGCCCCCATGAATGTAGCTCGATCCGAGTTAG GCCTGGTGATGCTGGACGGCTTTGTGTATGCAGTGGGAGGTTGGGAGGGGCGGTCACGTCTGGACTCGGTCGAGTGCTACAACCCCCACAGCAACTCCTGGCAGTTCACAGAGTCTGTCAAGATGGCCGTCACAAGTCCTGCTGTGGTGGCCCTGGACGGGCTGCTCTATGTTACAG GTGGTGCAGTTCTCGAGGACGGTGACGGCACAGATCTCGCCCAGGTGTACAACCCTAAAACCTCTGTATGGACAGAGGTCACACCGATGCAGATCGCTCGCTCTGGTTCAGCAGCCTGTACCCTCAAAGGAAAGATCTATGTAATAG GTGGATGGCACGCCTCGACGGAGAACACAGATAAGGTGGAGTGCTACAATCCCAAGACCAACCAGTGGACCATGTGCGCCCCCATGAAAGAGCGACGCTACCGACCCGGGGCTGCTGTGGTGGATGGAAAAATCTACGTCctgggaggagaagaaggctggGACAG ATATCATGACACTATTGAGAGATACTGTGATGAGACAGACACCTGGGAGATCGTCGGGGAGATGCCCACCAGTCGCAGCTGGCTcagctgtgtctctctccagctgagGAAGGACATCCACATGAGCAGCTGTCCCGGGACGCCAAATGACAACTGA
- the uqcrc2a gene encoding ubiquinol-cytochrome c reductase core protein 2a yields the protein MRGIRSLNSLPKRCYAAARRSDALTESLAGLKPSTAAAPPPQNVQVSKLPNGLVIASLENYSPLSSVGVFVKAGSRYETVENQGVSHVLRLAANLTNKGASAFKICRSVEALGGSLSVTSSRETMIYTADCLRDHLDSLLESLVNVTTAQEFRPWEVHDLTSRVKLDKALAQQCPQIGVIEKLHEAAYKNALSNSLYCPDHMVGRISPEQLQSFVEDNFITGKMALVGLGVKHSVLRQVGEGLLSTRSGASAPVAKSVYRGGELRVQNNDDLVHALIASEGAVTGSAEANAFTVLQRILGAGPHVKRGSNITSQLSQGIAKATTQPFDATAFNASYSDSGLFGVYTIAQAASAGEVIKAAIAQVRSVAEGNVSEADITTAKNQVKADYLMSIESSECLMEEIGAQVLNTAAYHLPDTVLQAIDAITQDDVVKAAKKFVDGKKTMAASGHLVNTPFVDEV from the exons ATGAGAGGAATCCGGTCTCTGAACAGTCTTCCC AAACGTTGCTATGCAGCTGCCAGGAGGAGTGACGCTCTGACTGAATCCCTTGCAGGCCTGAAACcctccacagctgcagctcccCCTCCTCAAAATGTTCAG GTGTCCAAGCTCCCAAACGGTCTGGTGATCGCATCACTGGAGAATTACTCCCCCTTGAGCAGCgtgggtgtgtttgtgaaagCTGGGAGTCGCTATGAGACTGTGGAAAACCAGGGTGTCTCTCATGTGCTACGACTGGCAGCAAACCTG ACTAACAAGGGTGCATCTGCCTTCAAGATCTGTCGAAGTGTGGAAGCACTGGGGGGCAGCCTGAG tgtgacatcatcacgAGAGACCATGATCTACACTGCAGACTGTTTGAGAGATCACCT AGATTCATTATTGGAGTCTTTGGTCAACGTGACCACAGCTCAGGAGTTTCGGCCATGGGAGGTACATGACCTGACGTCCAGGGTGAAGCTCGACAAGGCTCTGGCTCAGCAGTGTCCTCAGATAG gtgTAATTGAGAAGTTGCATGAAGCAGCATATAAAAACGCCCTGTCCAACTCTCTGTACTGCCCTGACCACATGGTCGGCCGCATCTCCCCAGAACAG CTGCAGTCCTTTGTTGAAGACAATTTCATCACTGGCAAAATGGCTCTTGTAGGACTAG GTGTGAAGCACTCTGTCCTGAGGCAGGTGGGCGAGGGTCTCCTGAGCACCCGCAGTGGGGCCAGTGCACCTGTGGCTAAATCTGTTTACCGTGGAG GTGAACTGCGGGTGCAAAACAATGACGACCTGGTCCATGCACTGATTGCCAGTGAGGGTGCTGTGACAGGTAGTGCAGAGGCTAATGCCTTCACTGTGCTGCAAAGAATCCTGGGAGCTGGTCCACATGTAAAGAGAGGCTCAAACATCACTAGCCAACTGAGTCAGGGTATTGCCAAAGCTACCACACAGCCCTTTgat GCCACCGCCTTCAATGCCTCATACTCAGACTCTGGCCTATTTGGTGTCTACACCATTGCGCAAGCGGCTTCTGCAGGAGAG gtgaTCAAAGCTGCCATTGCTCAAGTGAGAAGTGTGGCTGAGGGCAATGTGTCAGAGGCTGACATCACCACAGCAAA AAACCAGGTGAAAGCCGATTACCTGATGTCAATAGAGAGCTCTGAGTGCCTGATGGAGGAGATCGGTGCTCAGGTTCTGAACACTGCAGCATACCACCTCCCTGATACTGTTCTCCAGGCCATAGACGCCATCACCCAGGATGATGTGGTCAAG gCTGCGAAAAAATTTGTGGACGGCAAGAAGACCATGGCAGCTAGCGGACACCTCGTCAATACACCATTTGTGGATGAAGTATGA